A DNA window from Streptomyces parvus contains the following coding sequences:
- the cofD gene encoding 2-phospho-L-lactate transferase — translation MRIVVLAGGIGGARFLRGLKQAAPDADITVIGNTGDDIHLFGLKVCPDLDTVMYTLGGGINEEQGWGRTDETFQVKEELAAYGVGPEWFGLGDRDFATHIVRTQMLGAGYPLSAVTEALCARWQPGVRLLPMSDDRVETHVAVEMDGESKAIHFQEYWVKLRASVEARAIVPVGAEQAKPAPGVLEAIGAADVIVFPPSNPVVSVGTILAVPGIREAIAEAGVPVVGLSPIVGDAPVRGMADKVLAAVGVESTASAVAQHYGSGLLDGWLVDTVDAGAVDAVEAAGIRCRAVPLMMTDVDATAEMARQALALAEEVRA, via the coding sequence ATGCGCATTGTTGTTCTGGCCGGTGGCATCGGCGGTGCCCGCTTCCTTCGCGGCCTCAAGCAGGCCGCGCCCGACGCGGACATCACGGTGATCGGCAACACGGGTGATGACATCCATCTGTTCGGGCTGAAGGTCTGTCCCGACCTCGACACCGTGATGTACACCCTCGGCGGTGGCATCAACGAGGAGCAGGGCTGGGGGCGTACCGACGAGACCTTCCAGGTCAAGGAGGAGCTCGCGGCATACGGCGTGGGCCCCGAATGGTTCGGTCTCGGCGACCGCGACTTCGCGACCCACATCGTCCGTACGCAGATGCTCGGCGCGGGCTACCCCCTGAGCGCGGTCACCGAGGCGCTCTGCGCCCGCTGGCAGCCGGGCGTGCGGCTGCTCCCCATGTCCGACGACCGGGTCGAGACGCATGTCGCCGTCGAGATGGACGGCGAGAGCAAGGCGATCCACTTCCAGGAGTACTGGGTGAAGCTGCGCGCGTCCGTCGAGGCGCGGGCGATCGTGCCGGTCGGGGCGGAGCAGGCCAAGCCGGCTCCGGGGGTGCTGGAGGCCATCGGCGCCGCCGATGTCATCGTCTTCCCGCCGTCGAACCCGGTGGTGTCCGTCGGCACGATCCTCGCCGTGCCCGGGATCCGCGAGGCCATCGCCGAGGCGGGCGTGCCGGTCGTCGGCCTCTCCCCCATCGTCGGGGACGCGCCCGTGCGCGGGATGGCGGACAAGGTGCTCGCCGCGGTGGGCGTCGAGTCGACGGCCTCGGCCGTGGCCCAGCACTACGGGTCGGGGCTGCTGGACGGGTGGCTGGTGGACACGGTGGACGCGGGTGCGGTCGACGCGGTGGAGGCGGCGGGGATCCGTTGCCGGGCGGTGCCGCTGATGATGACGGACGTGGACGCGACCGCGGAGATGGCCCGCCAGGCGCTGGCTCTGGCCGAGGAGGTCCGGGCGTGA
- a CDS encoding coenzyme F420-0:L-glutamate ligase codes for MRAVPEGGAGAAPSFRVWAVGGMPEVRDGDDLAKLIAAAEPGLVDGDVLLVTSKIVSKAEGRIVEAADREAAIDAETVRVVARRGTLRIVENRQGLVMAAAGVDASNTPAGTVLLLPEDPDASARTIRDGLRDILGVQVGVVVTDTFGRPWRNGLTDVAIGAAGVRVLDDLRGGTDAYGNPLSATVVATADELASAGDLVKGKAEGLPVAVVRGLSHVVASDDEPGARTLVRSAADDMFRLGTSEAVREAVTLRRTVREFSDEPVDPGAVRRAVAAAVTAPAPHHTTPWRFVLLESAESRTRLLDAMREAWIEDLRRDGKSEESIAKRVRRGDVLRNAPYLVVPCLVMDGSHTYGDERRDTAEREMFVVAAGAGVQNFLVALAGERLGSAWVSSTMFCRPVVREVLSLPSSWDPLGAVAVGHGVGAPRERAVREAEGFIAVR; via the coding sequence GTGCGTGCTGTCCCCGAGGGCGGGGCCGGGGCCGCGCCTTCCTTCCGTGTGTGGGCCGTGGGCGGAATGCCCGAGGTGCGGGACGGGGACGATCTCGCCAAGCTGATCGCCGCCGCCGAACCGGGGCTCGTCGACGGTGACGTCCTGCTCGTCACCTCGAAGATCGTCTCCAAGGCCGAGGGCCGGATCGTCGAGGCCGCGGACCGTGAGGCCGCCATCGACGCCGAGACCGTGCGGGTCGTCGCCCGGCGCGGGACGCTGCGGATCGTGGAGAACCGGCAGGGGCTGGTCATGGCCGCCGCGGGGGTCGACGCGTCCAATACTCCCGCCGGGACCGTGCTCCTGCTGCCCGAGGACCCCGACGCCTCCGCCCGGACCATCCGGGACGGGCTGCGCGACATCCTCGGCGTGCAGGTCGGCGTCGTCGTCACGGACACCTTCGGGCGGCCCTGGCGCAACGGGCTGACCGACGTCGCGATCGGTGCGGCCGGGGTGCGGGTGCTGGACGATCTGCGGGGCGGGACGGACGCGTACGGCAATCCGCTCAGCGCCACCGTCGTGGCCACGGCGGACGAGCTGGCCTCGGCCGGGGATCTGGTCAAGGGCAAGGCGGAAGGGCTGCCGGTGGCGGTGGTCCGGGGGTTGTCGCATGTGGTCGCCTCCGACGACGAGCCCGGTGCTCGGACGTTGGTGCGCAGTGCTGCCGACGACATGTTCCGGCTGGGTACGTCCGAGGCCGTGCGCGAAGCGGTGACGCTGCGGCGTACGGTGCGCGAGTTCAGCGACGAGCCGGTGGATCCGGGGGCGGTGCGGCGTGCCGTGGCGGCTGCCGTCACCGCGCCCGCGCCTCATCACACGACGCCGTGGCGGTTCGTGCTGCTGGAGTCCGCCGAGTCGCGCACGCGGTTGCTCGACGCGATGCGGGAGGCGTGGATCGAGGATCTGCGGCGCGACGGGAAGAGCGAGGAGTCGATCGCCAAGCGGGTGCGGCGCGGGGATGTGCTGCGCAACGCGCCGTATCTGGTGGTGCCGTGCCTGGTGATGGACGGCTCCCATACGTACGGGGACGAGCGGCGGGACACCGCGGAGCGCGAGATGTTCGTGGTCGCGGCGGGGGCCGGGGTGCAGAACTTCCTGGTGGCGTTGGCGGGTGAGCGGTTGGGGTCGGCGTGGGTGTCCTCGACGATGTTCTGCCGGCCGGTGGTGCGGGAGGTGCTCTCGCTGCCGTCGTCCTGGGATCCGTTGGGGGCGGTGGCTGTGGGCCATGGCGTGGGAGCGCCTCGGGAGCGGGCTGTTCGGGAGGCGGAGGGGTTTATCGCCGTGCGGTGA
- a CDS encoding DNA-3-methyladenine glycosylase encodes MAGRFAPRTTRAALPHQAAVVRRPPTPSSPEGPPLTREWTPPAPLDLRLVLGPLRRGPADPTFRMVGDGTFWRATRTPAGPGTLRIARHGDRIAAAAWGPGADWLLEGLPTLLGAEDDPDAFVPRHRLLALTRHRRPGLRLLRTGLVLESLIPSILEQKVTTDEAYRAWRHLVRRFGAPAPGPTADLGLHVMPDPRGWAMIPSWEWHKANVDAKRSSTILRAVRVARRLEEAATMPLPEARARLQLIPGIGPWTAAETLQRSNGAADAVTVGDLHLPGIVGHALADNRNADDEEMLTLLTPYEGQRHRATRLILLSGRIPDRRAPRMQPGNIVNL; translated from the coding sequence GTGGCAGGACGATTCGCCCCCCGCACGACACGGGCAGCGCTGCCGCACCAGGCCGCTGTTGTCCGCCGACCGCCCACGCCCTCCTCGCCCGAAGGACCTCCCCTCACCCGGGAGTGGACGCCACCGGCCCCCCTGGACCTCCGCCTGGTGCTGGGCCCGCTGCGCCGGGGCCCGGCGGACCCGACGTTCCGGATGGTGGGGGACGGCACGTTCTGGCGGGCGACCCGGACACCCGCGGGCCCCGGCACCCTGCGCATCGCGCGCCACGGCGACCGGATCGCGGCGGCGGCGTGGGGCCCCGGCGCGGACTGGCTGCTGGAGGGTCTGCCGACGCTCCTGGGCGCGGAGGACGACCCGGACGCGTTCGTCCCGCGCCACCGCCTGCTGGCCCTGACCCGGCACCGCCGCCCGGGCCTGCGCCTGCTGCGCACGGGCCTGGTGCTGGAGTCGCTGATCCCCTCGATCCTGGAGCAGAAGGTCACCACGGACGAGGCGTACCGCGCCTGGCGCCACCTGGTCCGCCGCTTCGGCGCCCCCGCCCCCGGCCCCACCGCCGACCTGGGCCTGCACGTCATGCCGGACCCGCGCGGCTGGGCGATGATCCCGTCCTGGGAATGGCACAAGGCGAACGTGGACGCCAAGCGCTCGTCGACCATCCTGCGAGCCGTACGGGTGGCCCGCCGCCTGGAGGAAGCGGCGACGATGCCCCTGCCCGAGGCCCGAGCCCGCCTCCAGCTGATCCCCGGAATCGGCCCCTGGACGGCGGCGGAGACCCTCCAGCGCTCGAACGGCGCGGCAGACGCGGTCACGGTGGGCGACCTGCACCTCCCCGGCATCGTGGGCCACGCCCTGGCGGACAACCGCAACGCGGACGACGAGGAGATGCTGACGTTGCTGACCCCCTACGAGGGCCAACGCCACCGAGCGACGCGCCTGATCCTGCTCTCGGGCCGCATCCCGGACCGCAGGGCCCCGAGGATGCAGCCGGGCAACATCGTGAACCTGTAG
- a CDS encoding sugar phosphate nucleotidyltransferase has translation MTEAKEAILLVGGKGTRLRPLTVHTPKPMVPAAGVPFLTHQLARARAAGVEHIVLATSYLAEVFEPYFGDGSSLGLHIEYVTEQEPLGTGGAIRNVAPKLSSGPDEPVLIFNGDILTGLDIRALVTSHTVSGADVSLHLTRVEDPRAFGLVPTDATGRVTAFLEKPQTPEEIVTDQINAGAYIFRRSVIDTIPAGRPVSVERETFPGLLASGAHLQGMVDSTYWLDLGTPGAFVRGSADLVLGRAPSPAVPGRCGDRLVLPTASVAPDAKLTGGTVVGAGAVIGAGARIEGSTVLENAIVEPGAVITDSLVGAGARIGSRTVLAGAVIGDGAQVGADNELLDGIRIWCGSTLPDASVRFSSDQ, from the coding sequence GTGACAGAGGCAAAAGAAGCGATTCTCCTGGTCGGTGGCAAAGGCACCCGGCTGCGCCCGCTCACGGTGCACACCCCGAAGCCGATGGTCCCGGCTGCGGGAGTCCCCTTCCTCACCCACCAGCTGGCGCGGGCCAGGGCGGCCGGGGTGGAGCACATCGTGCTCGCCACGTCCTACCTGGCCGAGGTCTTCGAGCCGTACTTCGGTGACGGCTCCTCGCTCGGTCTGCACATCGAGTACGTCACCGAGCAGGAGCCGCTCGGCACCGGCGGAGCCATCCGCAACGTCGCGCCGAAGCTGTCCTCGGGGCCGGACGAACCGGTCCTGATCTTCAACGGCGACATCCTGACCGGGCTCGACATCCGGGCCCTGGTCACCTCGCACACCGTCTCCGGTGCGGATGTCTCCCTCCACCTGACCCGGGTGGAGGACCCGCGCGCCTTCGGCCTCGTGCCGACCGACGCGACGGGCCGGGTCACCGCCTTCCTGGAGAAGCCGCAGACGCCGGAGGAGATCGTCACCGACCAGATCAACGCCGGGGCGTACATCTTCCGGCGCTCGGTCATCGACACGATCCCCGCCGGCCGCCCGGTCTCCGTCGAACGCGAGACCTTCCCCGGACTGCTCGCCTCCGGCGCCCACCTCCAGGGCATGGTCGACTCCACGTACTGGCTGGACCTCGGCACCCCCGGCGCCTTCGTCCGCGGCTCCGCCGACCTCGTCCTCGGCCGCGCCCCGTCCCCGGCGGTCCCCGGCCGCTGCGGCGACCGCCTGGTCCTACCGACCGCCTCCGTGGCCCCGGACGCCAAGCTCACCGGCGGTACGGTCGTCGGCGCCGGCGCGGTGATCGGCGCGGGCGCGAGGATAGAGGGCTCGACGGTCCTGGAGAACGCGATCGTCGAACCGGGCGCGGTCATCACGGACTCCCTGGTCGGGGCGGGCGCGCGGATCGGCAGCCGTACGGTCCTGGCGGGCGCGGTGATCGGCGACGGGGCCCAGGTGGGCGCGGACAACGAGCTGCTCGACGGGATCAGGATCTGGTGCGGATCGACGCTGCCGGACGCCTCGGTCCGCTTCTCCTCGGACCAGTAG
- a CDS encoding peptidoglycan recognition protein: MRALLVTSVGVTCAAALTLPLAAPALSAPPSHSASARPPSVSPESPGAGPPSVRAAELPAAASAGSTQSLPLEPLAAPSDRIAGAAAGQGLERRTARPFSLVGVVWDDAEAELHGTVQVRTRAAGGTSWSDWQDVETHNAEHAADLGSDERSSGAVRGATAPLWVGASDGVEVRVRPEPGDPQGRSEAAPLPEGLRLELVDPGPDPASERAAAAAPEPARAAPVGRTATAATFAVHPAPPTTTPAVVPEVLTAESEAASAVNAELAPLGASVIPALTKAETEEAANAAAGAKPYIGPRPRIITRKGWGADERLRERQFAYTRTVKAAFVHHSATGNNYTCRQAPSVLRSIYRYHVKSSGWRDFGYNFAVDKCGNIYEGRAGGVTKAVLGAHTLGFNTNTMGIAVLGSYSSTNPPAAAVTAVSKLTAWKLGLFGRNPKGKVTLVSGGSNKYKAGARVKMNVISGHRDGFATECPGARLYKKLGTARTSSAKLQGR, from the coding sequence ATGCGTGCACTATTGGTCACCTCAGTCGGCGTCACCTGCGCGGCGGCCCTCACTCTGCCGCTCGCCGCCCCCGCCCTGTCCGCCCCGCCCTCGCACTCCGCCTCGGCCCGGCCGCCTTCCGTGTCCCCCGAATCACCGGGAGCCGGCCCGCCGTCGGTACGGGCCGCCGAACTCCCCGCCGCCGCGTCCGCGGGCTCGACGCAGTCCCTGCCCCTGGAGCCCCTCGCCGCACCGTCCGACCGGATCGCGGGCGCGGCGGCCGGCCAGGGGTTGGAGCGCCGGACCGCCCGGCCGTTCTCCCTCGTGGGGGTGGTCTGGGACGACGCGGAGGCCGAACTCCACGGCACGGTCCAGGTCCGTACCCGGGCTGCCGGCGGGACGAGCTGGTCGGACTGGCAGGACGTCGAGACCCACAACGCCGAACACGCCGCCGACCTCGGCAGCGACGAACGGTCCTCCGGCGCCGTGCGCGGCGCGACCGCCCCTCTCTGGGTCGGCGCATCGGACGGCGTGGAGGTCCGCGTGAGGCCGGAGCCGGGCGATCCGCAGGGCCGGTCCGAAGCCGCGCCGCTCCCCGAAGGGCTGCGCCTCGAACTCGTCGACCCCGGCCCGGACCCGGCATCCGAGCGCGCCGCGGCGGCGGCCCCCGAGCCCGCGCGGGCCGCCCCTGTCGGCCGGACCGCCACCGCGGCGACGTTCGCCGTCCATCCGGCCCCGCCCACGACGACACCGGCGGTCGTGCCGGAGGTGCTCACCGCCGAGTCCGAGGCGGCCTCGGCCGTCAACGCGGAGCTGGCACCGCTCGGCGCGTCCGTCATCCCCGCGCTGACCAAGGCGGAGACGGAGGAGGCGGCGAACGCCGCGGCCGGGGCGAAGCCGTACATCGGACCCCGGCCGAGGATCATCACCCGTAAGGGCTGGGGCGCGGACGAACGGCTCCGCGAGCGCCAGTTCGCGTACACCAGGACCGTCAAGGCGGCCTTCGTGCACCACAGCGCGACCGGGAACAACTACACCTGCAGGCAGGCGCCCTCGGTGCTCCGCAGCATCTACCGCTACCACGTCAAGAGCAGCGGCTGGCGCGACTTCGGCTACAACTTCGCCGTCGACAAGTGCGGAAACATCTACGAGGGCCGGGCCGGCGGAGTCACGAAGGCGGTCCTCGGAGCGCACACCCTGGGCTTCAACACCAACACCATGGGCATCGCGGTCCTCGGCTCCTACTCCTCCACCAACCCGCCCGCCGCCGCCGTGACCGCCGTCTCCAAGCTCACCGCCTGGAAGCTCGGACTGTTCGGGCGCAACCCCAAGGGCAAGGTGACGCTCGTCTCCGGCGGAAGCAACAAGTACAAGGCGGGCGCCAGGGTCAAGATGAACGTCATCTCGGGCCATCGGGACGGCTTCGCAACCGAATGCCCCGGAGCGCGTCTCTACAAGAAGCTCGGCACGGCCCGGACCAGCTCCGCCAAACTGCAGGGCCGCTGA
- a CDS encoding TIGR03089 family protein, producing MNSSDRTPADLLRSALSADPARPLVTFYDDATGERVELSVATFANWVAKTANLLQGDLAAEPGDRLALLLPAHWQSAVWLLACSSVGVVADVQGDPAAADLVVTGPDTLERARACRGERVALALRPLGGRFPQAPEGFADYAVEVPSQGDRFAPFAPVDADAPALAVGGAELTGAQLVARAREDAAALGLVPGSRLLTGRTYDTWEGLSTGLFAPLAAGGSVVLCRHVGQLDADGLAKRVESERVTNTAV from the coding sequence ATGAACTCCAGCGACCGCACCCCCGCCGACCTGCTGCGATCCGCGCTCTCCGCGGACCCGGCCCGCCCCCTGGTCACCTTCTACGACGACGCCACCGGAGAACGCGTCGAACTGTCGGTGGCCACCTTCGCCAATTGGGTGGCCAAGACCGCCAATCTGCTCCAGGGCGACCTGGCCGCGGAGCCGGGCGACCGGCTCGCCCTGCTGCTGCCCGCGCACTGGCAGTCCGCGGTCTGGCTGCTCGCCTGTTCCTCCGTCGGGGTCGTCGCCGACGTCCAGGGCGACCCGGCCGCCGCCGACCTCGTCGTGACCGGCCCGGACACCCTGGAGCGGGCGCGGGCCTGCCGGGGTGAGCGTGTCGCCCTGGCTCTGCGTCCGCTGGGTGGCCGGTTCCCGCAGGCGCCCGAGGGGTTCGCGGACTACGCGGTGGAGGTGCCGAGCCAGGGCGACCGCTTCGCGCCCTTCGCCCCGGTGGACGCCGACGCCCCCGCGCTGGCCGTGGGCGGGGCCGAGCTGACGGGCGCGCAGCTCGTCGCCCGGGCCCGCGAGGACGCCGCCGCCCTCGGCCTGGTACCGGGATCCCGGCTGCTCACCGGGCGTACGTACGACACCTGGGAAGGGCTGAGCACCGGGCTCTTCGCGCCCCTGGCGGCGGGCGGGTCCGTGGTGCTGTGCCGCCACGTCGGGCAGCTCGACGCGGACGGACTGGCCAAGCGGGTCGAGAGCGAGCGGGTCACCAACACCGCGGTATGA
- a CDS encoding LCP family protein: MDADVTDSAGPPSDPDRPAEDKPQDRSREESGQPEGEAPEGATSEDATSGGPASQGAASESPAPAADADGVRTWADQPKDGIVAARRSHWLRWTALAASFLVLVAAGVGWWMYKKLDGNITTDTSAAAELKAYEKERPTPVVMDAQNILLIGSDSRAGDNRKYGRDDGGSQRSDTTILLHLAADRKSATAVSIPRDLMVEIPSCSTGDDRKTREQFTQFNTAFELGGTACTIRTVERMTGIRVDHHMVVDFNGFKDMVDAVDGVEICLKEPIDDKDAHLELPAGRQKLDGEQALGYVRARKSLGNGSDTERMERQQQFLGALVNKMQSNGVLLNPTRLYPVLDAATKSLTTDPGLDSLRDLYDLVRGMRNVPTEQVQFLTVPRQPYRNNPNRDELVEPDAGDLFKQLREDKPVAVVPADEVEEAERERESGQDGKPDDAGSESPTPTPTYSGSSAADDLCKQ, from the coding sequence ATGGACGCAGACGTGACCGACAGTGCTGGCCCGCCGTCCGACCCGGACCGCCCGGCCGAGGACAAGCCGCAGGACAGGTCGCGGGAAGAGTCCGGGCAGCCCGAGGGCGAGGCCCCTGAGGGCGCGACTTCCGAGGACGCGACTTCCGGGGGCCCCGCTTCCCAGGGCGCGGCTTCCGAGAGCCCCGCCCCCGCGGCGGACGCCGACGGTGTGCGGACCTGGGCCGATCAGCCCAAGGACGGCATCGTCGCCGCCCGCAGGAGCCACTGGCTGCGCTGGACCGCGCTCGCCGCCTCGTTCCTCGTGCTGGTCGCCGCGGGGGTCGGCTGGTGGATGTACAAGAAGCTCGACGGGAACATCACCACCGACACGAGCGCCGCCGCCGAACTCAAGGCGTACGAGAAGGAGCGGCCGACCCCGGTCGTCATGGACGCTCAGAACATCCTGCTCATCGGGTCCGACAGCCGGGCCGGGGACAACCGGAAGTACGGGCGGGACGACGGTGGCAGCCAGCGCTCCGACACCACGATCCTGCTGCACCTCGCGGCAGACCGGAAGAGCGCGACGGCCGTGTCGATCCCCCGCGACCTGATGGTGGAGATCCCCAGCTGCAGCACCGGGGACGACAGGAAGACGCGGGAGCAGTTCACCCAGTTCAACACGGCGTTCGAGCTCGGCGGCACCGCCTGCACGATCCGGACCGTGGAGCGGATGACCGGCATCCGCGTCGATCACCACATGGTCGTCGACTTCAACGGCTTCAAGGACATGGTCGACGCGGTGGACGGGGTCGAGATCTGCCTGAAGGAGCCGATCGACGACAAGGACGCGCACCTGGAGCTCCCGGCGGGCCGGCAGAAGCTGGACGGCGAACAGGCCCTCGGATACGTACGGGCGCGCAAATCCCTCGGCAACGGCAGCGACACCGAACGCATGGAGCGCCAGCAGCAGTTCCTCGGCGCTCTCGTCAACAAGATGCAGAGCAACGGCGTCCTGCTGAACCCGACGCGGCTCTACCCGGTGCTGGACGCGGCCACCAAGTCGCTGACCACCGACCCGGGGCTGGACTCGCTGCGCGATCTGTACGACCTGGTGCGCGGGATGCGGAACGTACCCACCGAGCAGGTGCAGTTCCTGACCGTGCCCCGGCAGCCGTACCGTAACAACCCCAACCGGGACGAACTCGTCGAACCGGACGCGGGGGACCTGTTCAAGCAACTCCGCGAGGACAAGCCCGTCGCCGTGGTCCCGGCCGATGAAGTCGAAGAGGCGGAACGGGAGCGGGAAAGCGGACAGGACGGAAAGCCGGACGACGCCGGGTCCGAAAGCCCCACGCCGACACCCACCTATTCGGGTTCGAGCGCGGCGGACGACCTGTGCAAGCAGTAA
- a CDS encoding LCP family protein, which translates to MDAHSRGRADDIDPADQWVLNPHTGNYELRLDHSAGESSSSARTATAEETGRRGESRTGSSREGSGRRGAAADGARREVPGQRSRRSSQGARGTAEPPTPGRRKRKPQKSRKKKALLWTGGVMAFVVVGTSVGAYVLYQKFNGNIDSIDVGDAGSKNVVTDGPMNILVIGTDKRTGKGNEGYGDKGSTGHADTNILFHVSEDRTNATAMSIPRDLVTDIPECEAKKSDGTSAVIPGTPNERFNTSLGQNGRDPGCTMKTVENITGLKPDHFMMVDFNAVKELTTAVGGVEVCMSKPVDDPKSHLVLPQGKSKVQGEKALALLRTRDSFGNRSDLDRIKVQQQFLGSMIREMKSSDTLTNPKKLYKLADAATNALTVDSAIADAKKLMTLAQEISKVDTKNITFLTMPVIDNPAEPKPVTVVVDPVKGEQLFAMMRSDTSLTEVKQKEKDAKGKQAALLKGPKADPADVRVDVLNGGGIPGAAGSTVTWLQNEQGVLKSTNKANAPEKIKKTTLEYAPNQADQARALAEMMGLPATAMKQGTADAEGLEAMVLTLGADFKGAGQLITGPAKAPEGVEQASADKAVCAK; encoded by the coding sequence GTGGACGCGCACAGTCGTGGACGGGCGGACGATATCGACCCCGCCGACCAGTGGGTACTCAACCCGCACACCGGTAATTACGAATTGCGACTGGATCACTCCGCTGGGGAGTCGAGTAGCTCCGCGCGTACGGCGACTGCCGAGGAAACCGGCCGCCGGGGGGAGTCCCGGACCGGTTCGTCCCGCGAGGGTTCCGGACGCCGCGGGGCCGCCGCGGACGGGGCGCGCCGCGAGGTGCCGGGCCAGCGCAGCCGCCGCAGCTCCCAGGGGGCCCGTGGGACCGCCGAGCCCCCCACGCCCGGCCGGCGGAAGCGCAAGCCGCAGAAGTCGCGCAAGAAGAAGGCGCTGCTGTGGACGGGCGGCGTGATGGCCTTCGTCGTGGTGGGCACCTCGGTCGGCGCGTACGTCCTGTACCAGAAGTTCAACGGGAACATCGACTCCATCGACGTGGGTGACGCCGGCAGCAAGAACGTCGTCACCGACGGCCCGATGAACATCCTGGTCATCGGCACCGACAAGCGCACCGGCAAGGGCAACGAGGGGTACGGCGACAAGGGCAGCACGGGCCACGCCGACACCAACATCCTGTTCCACGTCTCGGAGGACCGGACCAACGCGACGGCGATGAGCATCCCGCGCGACCTGGTGACCGACATCCCCGAGTGCGAGGCGAAGAAGTCGGACGGCACCTCCGCCGTCATCCCCGGTACCCCGAACGAGCGCTTCAACACCAGCCTCGGCCAGAACGGCCGTGACCCCGGCTGCACCATGAAGACGGTCGAGAACATCACCGGCCTCAAGCCGGACCACTTCATGATGGTCGACTTCAACGCGGTCAAGGAGCTGACCACCGCGGTCGGCGGCGTCGAGGTCTGCATGTCGAAGCCGGTCGACGACCCGAAGTCGCATCTGGTGCTGCCGCAGGGCAAGTCCAAGGTGCAGGGCGAGAAGGCGCTGGCCCTGCTGCGGACGCGCGACAGCTTCGGCAACCGGAGCGACCTCGACCGGATCAAGGTGCAGCAGCAGTTCCTCGGCTCGATGATCCGCGAGATGAAGTCGAGCGACACCCTGACCAACCCCAAGAAGCTGTACAAGCTGGCCGACGCCGCCACCAACGCTCTGACCGTCGACTCGGCCATCGCCGACGCGAAGAAGCTGATGACGCTCGCCCAGGAGATCTCCAAGGTCGACACCAAGAACATCACCTTCCTCACGATGCCGGTGATAGACAACCCGGCCGAGCCGAAGCCCGTCACCGTGGTCGTGGACCCGGTCAAGGGCGAGCAGCTCTTCGCGATGATGCGCTCCGACACCTCGCTGACCGAGGTGAAGCAGAAGGAGAAGGACGCCAAGGGCAAGCAGGCGGCCCTGCTCAAGGGTCCGAAGGCCGATCCCGCCGACGTACGGGTCGACGTCCTCAACGGTGGCGGGATCCCCGGAGCGGCCGGTTCGACCGTCACCTGGCTCCAGAACGAGCAGGGGGTGCTGAAGTCCACCAACAAGGCCAACGCACCTGAGAAGATCAAGAAGACGACGCTGGAGTACGCGCCCAACCAGGCCGATCAGGCCCGGGCGCTCGCCGAGATGATGGGGCTTCCCGCGACGGCCATGAAGCAGGGCACCGCCGACGCCGAGGGGCTTGAGGCGATGGTGCTCACGCTGGGGGCGGACTTCAAGGGCGCGGGCCAGCTCATCACCGGACCGGCGAAGGCTCCGGAAGGCGTCGAGCAAGCGAGCGCCGACAAGGCGGTATGCGCCAAGTGA